One Bacillus pseudomycoides genomic region harbors:
- a CDS encoding DUF4021 family protein: MNFPHSKKEKSNNSKNLKSDTIKTGLQPVEQAMNGLYGMPETDIEDKEHQKTEI; encoded by the coding sequence ATGAATTTTCCACATTCTAAAAAAGAAAAGAGTAACAACTCAAAAAACTTAAAATCTGATACTATTAAAACTGGACTTCAACCAGTAGAACAAGCCATGAATGGATTGTACGGAATGCCAGAAACTGATATTGAAGACAAAGAACACCAAAAAACGGAAATTTGA
- a CDS encoding transcriptional regulator SplA domain-containing protein, which produces MELFNEGKTYHAGDIVYVFYRNPHTQDVANIQAAAVVNNPENPNELALFLYETYYPLSNEMAVYSTEEEANQAYNYYYGDALEGILE; this is translated from the coding sequence ATGGAACTGTTTAACGAAGGCAAAACTTATCATGCTGGAGATATTGTCTATGTTTTTTACCGAAACCCCCACACCCAGGATGTAGCAAATATACAAGCAGCAGCCGTTGTAAATAACCCTGAAAATCCAAATGAATTAGCTTTATTTCTTTATGAAACTTATTATCCATTATCAAATGAAATGGCTGTTTATTCTACAGAAGAAGAGGCAAATCAAGCTTACAATTACTATTATGGAGATGCTTTAGAGGGGATATTAGAATGA
- the splB gene encoding spore photoproduct lyase: protein MNNPFIPKLVYFEPNALDYPLGRELQEKFKKMDVEIRYTTSHNQVRDLPGENDFQKYRVAKSTLVVGVRKTLKFDTSKPSAEYAIPFATGCMGHCHYCYLQTTMGSKPYIRTYVNVDEILEAADKYIEERAPKLTRFEASCTSDIVGIDHLTHTLKHAIEHFGESDYGKLRFVTKFHHVDHLLDAKHNGKTRFRFSVNADYVIKNFEPGTSPLAKRVEAAGKVARAGYPLGFIVAPIYLHEGWQDGYYHMFERLDAELPLDARADITFEFIQHRFTKPAKRVIEKNYPMTKLELDEEKRRYKWGKYGIGKYIYQKEEEEDIKNYLYSYMEKFFPNAKLEYFT, encoded by the coding sequence ATGAATAATCCATTTATACCTAAGCTAGTATACTTTGAACCAAATGCATTAGATTATCCGTTAGGAAGAGAACTTCAAGAGAAATTCAAAAAAATGGATGTAGAAATTCGGTATACCACCTCACATAACCAAGTGAGAGATCTCCCAGGAGAAAATGATTTTCAAAAGTACAGGGTAGCAAAATCTACTCTTGTCGTTGGTGTGAGAAAGACACTAAAATTTGATACCTCAAAGCCTTCAGCTGAGTATGCTATTCCCTTTGCAACAGGGTGTATGGGCCATTGTCATTATTGCTATTTACAAACAACGATGGGAAGTAAACCATATATCCGTACTTATGTAAATGTGGACGAAATTCTTGAGGCTGCTGACAAATATATCGAGGAACGAGCGCCTAAACTAACAAGATTTGAAGCATCCTGTACATCTGATATTGTAGGGATTGATCACTTAACTCATACTCTTAAGCACGCAATAGAACATTTTGGAGAATCCGATTATGGAAAATTGAGGTTTGTTACTAAATTTCATCATGTAGATCATTTACTTGATGCAAAACATAACGGGAAAACAAGATTTCGGTTTAGTGTAAACGCTGACTATGTTATTAAAAATTTTGAGCCCGGCACCTCTCCCCTAGCAAAACGGGTTGAGGCCGCTGGAAAAGTAGCAAGAGCCGGGTATCCACTTGGGTTCATTGTGGCCCCTATTTATCTGCATGAAGGTTGGCAGGATGGGTACTATCATATGTTTGAACGTCTTGATGCTGAATTACCACTTGATGCACGTGCTGATATCACATTTGAATTTATTCAACATCGATTTACAAAGCCTGCCAAACGAGTAATTGAAAAAAATTATCCCATGACAAAATTAGAATTAGATGAAGAGAAAAGAAGATATAAATGGGGAAAATATGGAATTGGAAAATACATTTATCAAAAAGAAGAAGAAGAAGATATAAAAAATTATCTTTATTCTTATATGGAGAAATTCTTTCCCAATGCAAAATTAGAATATTTCACATAG
- a CDS encoding HAD family hydrolase, translated as MGKIQISGEIIDAKAVAFDKDGTLFQAIPFWYEIDRLRKYKFLQIVGEEYESLWEKAVGFIHPDQVDFKGLLAVASEEDEIIVTASLLYQITKYPWHRCKELAAAIFKESDEELCIEKAFHPIQGSADCISSLQSEGIYAGILTSDNKLRTKRCIELLHIPHLHFLLTPEDVACGKPNPEMIIKTCKQLGIQTKELIMIGDTVVDVKMAKDAGSIAVGIASHKHAIEELTPYADFIITAYTDIQVLTKKTQ; from the coding sequence ATGGGAAAAATTCAAATTTCAGGAGAAATCATTGATGCAAAAGCTGTTGCTTTCGATAAGGATGGTACGTTATTTCAAGCTATCCCGTTCTGGTATGAAATTGATAGACTGCGAAAATATAAATTTTTACAAATTGTCGGCGAAGAATACGAGTCACTTTGGGAAAAAGCAGTTGGTTTTATACATCCTGATCAGGTTGATTTTAAAGGATTATTAGCAGTTGCATCAGAAGAGGATGAAATCATTGTTACCGCGAGCCTGCTATATCAAATAACAAAATATCCATGGCATCGCTGTAAGGAACTTGCCGCTGCTATTTTTAAAGAAAGTGATGAAGAGTTATGTATCGAAAAAGCCTTTCATCCGATTCAAGGATCGGCTGACTGTATAAGTTCCTTGCAAAGTGAAGGAATTTATGCAGGTATTTTAACATCAGACAATAAATTACGAACAAAAAGGTGTATAGAACTTCTTCATATACCACATCTACATTTTCTTCTTACTCCAGAAGATGTAGCATGCGGAAAGCCAAACCCAGAGATGATTATAAAAACATGCAAACAACTTGGAATTCAAACAAAGGAACTCATCATGATTGGAGATACTGTTGTTGATGTAAAAATGGCCAAAGATGCAGGCAGTATTGCTGTAGGTATTGCAAGTCACAAACATGCAATAGAAGAGTTAACACCATATGCTGATTTTATCATTACAGCTTACACTGACATTCAAGTTTTAACTAAAAAAACGCAGTAG